In the Syngnathus scovelli strain Florida chromosome 8, RoL_Ssco_1.2, whole genome shotgun sequence genome, one interval contains:
- the zmp:0000001200 gene encoding dedicator of cytokinesis protein 9 isoform X1, whose product MGCTTSTVVFDGLRTVLERNCSGYICKGTAEPIGPSEVERAISRRESRIFPTPRVLKVKPKVIEPLDYENVLVQRKTQIISDVLRDMLKFPLEDFEILTLRRQGRSLYPTVPDNAEKGAQSLFVQECIKTYKSDWHIVNYKYEAYSGDFRQLPNKVSRPEKLAVHVFEVDEDVDKDEDTASLGSQKDGITKHGWLYKGNMNSAISVTMRSFKRRYFHLTQLGDGSYNLNFYKDEKISKEPKGTIFLDSCMGVVQNNKVRKFAFELKMQDKSTYLLAADSEGEMEDWINTLNKILHSSFEIAMQDKRNGESHDDDDLGKSDSSSGSMDSFQSARDIESRMRNEMRLKLFTLDPDTQKLDLSGIEPDVKQFEEKFGKRVLINCNDLSFNLQSCVAENEEGPTTNVEPFYVTLSLFDIQNGRKISSDFHVDLNHPFVRGMMPNYETQYINGGGDIIPEGPRLVHGVPETVMCYPRQGVFSITCPHPDIFLVARIEKVLQGGINHCAEPYMKSSDSTKVAQKVLKNAKLACHRLGQYRMPFAWSARPLFKDASGTLDKSARFSPLYRQDNNKLSNDDMLKLLADFRKPEKMAKLPVILGNLDVTIDNVAPDLTNCVTSSYIPVKQFDLSEKSPVFFEVEEFVPYIAKCSQPFTIYNNHLYVYPKFLKYDGQKSFAKARNLAVCIEFMDSDDEDALPIKCIYGRPGGPLFRKSAFAAVLHHQQNPEFYDEFKIELPTQLHEKHHLLFTLYHVSCESNSKASTKKREQVETQVGYAWLPLLKDGRVIMNECHIPVAANLPAGYLSCQGGASKHSGPEVKWVDGAKPLFKVSTHLVSTIYTQDQHLHNFFHHCQSIASSPQAPGGELVKYLKSLHAMESHVMIKFLPTTLNQLFRVLTSASQEDVAVNVTRVMIHIVAQCHEEGLEHYLRSYVKFVFKTEPYTVSTSRSVHEELAKAMTAILKPSTDFLTCNKLLKYSWYFFEALVKSMAQYLVQSCKVKLSRNQRFSASFHHTVETVVNMMMPHITQKYKDNLDAARNANHSLAVFIKRCFNLMDRGFVFKQINNYINCFMPGDPKTLFEFKFEFLRVVCNHEHYVPLNLPMPFGKGRILRFQDLQLDYSLTDDFCKNHFLVGLLLREVNAALQEFREIRQIAIQVLKNLMMKHTFDDRYTSKSQQARLATLYLPLFGLLQENVNRLNVKEVTPFTVNHCNSNGREDSLLTNTLMTPPRSSTFLDTSLHKDVFGAISGTASPHASSTPNVNSVRHADSRGSLISTDSGNSLPERNTEKGNSLDKSQPASSMGSLLRCDKLEQAEIKSFLMCFLHLLKSMSEDALFTYWNKATSAELMDFFTLVEVCLHQFRYMGKRYIARNQDGAGPVAHERKSQTLPVSRNRAGMMHARLQQLSSLDNSYTFNHTYSHTDADTLNHSLLDANIATEVCLTVLDTLSIFIMGFKTQLCVDHGHSPLMKKVFEVHLCFLRINQSETALKQVFTSLRTFIYKFPSTFFEGRADMCAAFCYEILKCCNSKLSSIRSDAAHLLYFLMKSNFDYTGRKSFVRTHLQVVIAVSQLIADVIGIGSTRFQHSLSIINNCANSDRTIKNTAFPYDVKDLTKRIRTVLMATAQMKEHERDAEMLVDLQYSLAKSYTSTPELRKTWLDSMARIHVKNGDLSEAAMCYVHVAALVAEYLRRKGTLSVLHSEVLLSHRCKHCTFSAGMFKQGCSAFEVVTPNIHEEAAMMEDVGMQDVHFNEDVLMELLEECADGLWKAERYELISEIYKLIIPIYEKRRDFEKLARLYDTLHRAYSKVTEVMHTGKRLLGTYFRVAFFGQGFFEDEDGKEYIYKEPKFTPLSEISQRLLKLYSDKFGQENVKMIQDSGKINPKDLDSKYAYIQVTHVTPDLEDKELADRKTDFERSHNIRRFVFEMPFTVSGKKQGGVEEQCKRRTILTTTHRFPYVKKRIPVMYQQHKDLSPIEVAIDEMNKKVAELNQLCSANEVDMIRLQLKLQGSISVQVNAGPLAYARAFLDDASAKKYPDNNVKQLKEVFRHFVEACGHGLGINERLIKEDQQEYHDEMKANYRDLARELSIIMHEQISTVEDGIKSPLPDSLHIFNAISGTPTGATIQGIPSSSSVV is encoded by the exons ATTTTGACTTTGAGACGACAAGGCCGAAGTCTCTACCCAACAGTGCCTGACAATGCAGAGAAAGGCGCTCAGAGTCTGTTTGTCCAAGAG TGCATTAAGACCTACAAGAGCGACTGGCACATCGTCAACTACAAGTATGAAGCTTATTCGGGAGACTTCCGCCAGCTTCCAAA CAAAGTTTCCAGGCCTGAAAAACTGGCAGTCCATGTTTTTGAAGTGGATGAGGACGTTGACAAAGATGAG GATACGGCCTCACTTGGATCTCAGAAGGATGGGATCACCAAACATGGCTGGCTCTATAAAGGCAACATGAACAGCGCCATCAGTGTTACCATGAGG TCATTCAAGAGGAGATATTTCCATCTGACGCAGTTGGGAGACGGCTCTTACAATTTAAACTTCTACAAAGATGAGAAGATCTCCAAAGAGCCCAAAGGAACCATTTTCTTGGATTCCTGTATGGGCGTTGTTCAG AATAACAAAGTCCGGAAGTTTGCTTTTGAGCTGAAGATGCAGGATAAGAGCACCTACCTGCTGGCTGCAGACAGTGAAGGCGAGATGGAGGACTGGATCAACACGCTCAACAAGATCTTGCACAGCAGCTTTGAGATCGCCATGCAGGACAAGCGCAATGGAGAAAGCCATGACG atGATGATCTTGGAAAGTCAGACAGTTCCTCTGGCAGTATGGACAGTTTTCAG agtgcAAGAGATATAGAGTCAAGGATGAGGAACGAGATGAGATTGAAGCTGTTCACCCTTGACCCCGACACACAG AAACTCGATTTGTCAGGAATAGAACCAGATGTGAAGCAGTTTGAAGAGAAATTTGGCAAGCGCGTGCTCATTAACTGCAACGACCTCTCATTTAATCTGCAAAGCTGCGTGGCCGAGAACGAGGAAGGACCCACGACAAAT GTGGAGCCTTTCTACGTGACACTGTCACTGTTTGACATCCAAAATGGAAGAAAGATTTCATCTGACTTCCACGTGGACCTCAACCATCCATTTGTCAGGGGGATGATGCCCAATTATGAGACTCAGTATATAAATGGGGGAGGTGACATCATCCCTGAAGGCCCACGATTGGTTCATGGAGTGCCAGAAACAGTCATGTGCTATCCCcggcag GGAGTTTTTTCAATAACATGCCCCCACCCTGATATCTTCCTGGTGGCTCGCATCGAGAAGGTGCTGCAGGGAGGAATCAATCACTGCGCCGAGCCTTACATGAAGAGTTCTGACTCCACCAAG GTGGCTCAGAAAGTTCTGAAAAATGCCAAGTTGGCATGTCATCGCTTAGGCCAGTACAGAATGCCTTTTGCTTGGTCAGCCAG GCCACTGTTCAAAGACGCTTCTGGGACGCTTGACAAAAGTGCTCGCTTCTCGCCTTTGTACAGACAAGACAACAACAAGCTGTCCAATGACGACATGCTCAAATTGCTGGCTGACTTCAGAAA gcCAGAGAAAATGGCCAAGCTGCCTGTAATCCTCGGAAATCTTGACGTGACCATCGACAACGTAGCTCCGGACTTGACCA ATTGCGTTACCTCATCCTACATTCCCGTGAAGCAGTTTGATCTGAGCGAGAAGAGTCCAGTCTTTTTTGAGGTGGAGGAGTTTGTGCCATACATCGCCAAATGCTCCCAACCTTTCACCATCTACAACAATCACCTCTACGTCTACCCCAAATTCTTAAAGTACGACGGCCAGAAGTCTTTTGCAAAG GCTAGAAACTTGGCCGTCTGCATTGAGTTTATGGACTCAGATGATGAAGACGCTTTACCAATTAAG TGCATCTACGGGCGGCCTGGAGGACCTCTGTTTCGTAAAAGTGCCTTTGCTGCGGTATTGCATCATCAGCAGAATCCCGAGTTCTACGATGAG TTTAAGATTGAACTTCCAACCCAGCTTCATGAGAAACATCATCTCCTCTTCACTCTCTATCATGTCAGCTGTGAAAGCAACAGCAAGGCTAGCACGAAAAAGAGAGAGCAGGTTGAGACGCAAG TGGGTTACGCCTGGCTTCCTCTGCTGAAAGACGGCCGTGTGATCATGAACGAGTGTCACATCCCCGTGGCGGCCAACCTGCCTGCTGGATATCTCAGCTGCCAGGGAGGTGCCAGCAAG catTCAGGTCCCGAAGTCAAATGGGTTGATGGAGCCAAGCCTTTATTTAAGGTGTCGACTCACCTCGTGTCCACCATTTACACTCAG GATCAACATTTGCACAATTTCTTTCATCACTGTCAGAGTATTGCATCATCACCCCAAGCACCGGGAGGTGAACTGGTCAAATACTTGAAG AGTCTGCACGCCATGGAAAGTCACGTGATGATCAAGTTCTTGCCTACCACTCTGAATCAACTGTTTCGGGTGCTGACCAGCGCCAGCCAAGaagatgtagcagtcaacgtcaCCAG AGTCATGATCCACATTGTGGCCCAGTGTCATGAGGAGGGATTGGAGCACTACCTGAGGTCATATGTGAAg TTTGTTTTCAAGACTGAGCCATACACAGTGTCCACCAGCCGAAGCGTGCACGAAGAGCTGGCTAAAGCCATGACCGCCATCCTGAAGCCTTCTACCGACTTCCTCACATGTAACAAGCTGCTCAAG TATTCCTGGTATTTCTTTGAAGCCTTAGTCAAGTCCATGGCTCAGTATTTGGTTCAGAGCTGTAAAGTGAAG CTGTCTCGGAATCAGAGATTCTCAGCATCCTTTCATCACACCGTCGAGACTGTGGTCAACATGATGATGCCTCACATCACTCAAAAATACAAAGACAATCTAGATGCTGCCAGGAATGCCAACCATAGCCTGGCTGTCTTCATCAAG CGCTGTTTCAACCTGATGGACCGAGGTTTCGTGTTTAAACAAATCAACAACTACATCAATTGCTTTATGCCTGGAGATCCCAAG ACGCTGTTTGAGTTCAAGTTTGAGTTCCTCCGTGTTGTGTGCAACCACGAGCACTATGTTCCTTTGAACCTGCCCATGCCTTTTGGAAAAGGGAGGATACTGAGATTTCAAG ACCTCCAACTGGATTACTCGCTGACAGATgacttttgcaagaaccacttcCTGGTTGGACTGCTTCTACGGGAGGTCAACGCAGCCCTGCAGGAGTTCAGGGAGATTCGACAGATAGCCATTCAGGTCCTGAAGAACCTGATGATGAAGCACACGTTTGATGACCGCTACACTTCCAAA AGTCAGCAGGCGAGGTTGGCGACCCTCTACTTGCCTCTGTTTGGTTTGCTGCAAGAGAATGTCAACAGGCTGAATGTGAAGGAAGTGACCCCCTTCACCGTCAACCACTGCAATAGC AATGGAAGAGAAGATTCTCTCCTCACCAACACTTTGATGACACCGCCCAGATCCAGCACTTTTTTGGACACCAGCTTGCACAAAGATGTTTTTGGAGCTATCTCCGGAACTG CCTCCCCTCACGCATCCTCGACACCCAATGTTAACTCTGTGCGCCACGCAGATTCCCGAGGCTCCCTCATCAGCACCGACTCTGGCAACAGTCTACCGGAGAGGAACACAGAAAAGGGCAACTCTTTAGACAAG AGTCAGCCGGCCTCGTCAATGGGCAGCCTTCTCCGATGCGATAAACTCGAGCAGGCAGAGATCAAGAGCTTCCTCATGTGCTTCCTACATCTGCTCAAAAGCATGTCCGAGG ACGCTTTGTTTACGTACTGGAACAAAGCGACATCTGCTGAGCTGATGGACTTCTTCACGCTGGTCGA AGTGTGTCTCCATCAATTCAGATACATGGGAAAGAGGTACATTGCAAG gaaccaggacggggcaggACCCGTAGCGCATGAGAGGAAGTCTCAGACTCTGCCTGTGTCCCGTAACAGGGCGGGAATGATGCATGCCCGCTTAcaacagctcagcagcctggatAACTCATACACTTTTAACCACA CTTACAGTCACACGGATGCCGACACATTGAACCATTCTCTGCTGGATGCCAATATCGCCACTGAAGTGTGCCTCACCGTCCTCGACACCCTCAGTATCTTTATCATGGgtttcaag ACCCAATTGTGCGTCGACCACGGCCACAGCCCATTGATGAAGAAAGTTTTTGAAGTCCACCTGTGTTTTCTGCGAATTAATCAGTCAGAAACTGCCCTCAAACAGGTCTTCACCTCATTGCGGACTTTCATCTACAAG TTTCCCAGCACGTTTTTTGAGGGCCGCGCTGACATGTGCGCCGCATTCTGCTACGAGATCTTAAAGTGTTGTAACTCCAAATTGAGCTCCATTCGCAGCGATGCCGCCCATCTGCTCTACTTTCTCATGAAGAGCAACTTTGACTACACGGGGCGCAAGTCTTTTGTCAGGACACATTTGCAG GTGGTGATTGCTGTCAGTCAGTTGATAGCCGACGTCATCGGGATTGGAAGTACTCGCTTCCAGCACTCCTTGTCTATAATCAACAATTGTGCCAATAGTGACAGAACAATCAAG AACACAGCTTTCCCATACGATGTGAAGGACCTGACCAAGCGAATCCGAACAGTGTTGATGGCCACGGCTCAGATGAAGGAGCACGAGAGAGACGCTGAAATGCTGGTGGACCTCCAATACAGCCTGGCCAAGTCTTACACCAGCACACCGGAGCTCAGGAAAACCTGGCTGGACAGCATGGCTCGGATCCACGTCAAGAATGGAGATTTGTCTGAG GCGGCCATGTGCTACGTTCATGTGGCAGCGCTGGTGGCAGAATACCTGCGGAGAAAAGGTACCTTAAGTGTCCTGCATTCAGAGGTTCTCCTGTCACACCGATGTAAACATTGCACCTTTTCCGCAGGCATGTTCAAACAAGGCTGCTCGGCGTTCGAAGTCGTGACGCCAAACATCCACGAAGAAGCGGCCATGATGGAGGACGTCGGCATGCAGGACGTCCACTTTAACGAA GACGTCCTTATGGAGCTTTTGGAGGAGTGCGCCGACGGCCTGTGGAAAGCCGAACGTTACGAGCTCATCTCGGAAATCTACAAATTGATTATCCCCATTTATGAGAAGCGGAGAGACTTTGAG AAACTGGCCCGCCTGTACGACACGTTGCATCGAGCGTACAGTAAAGTCACAGAGGTGATGCACACGGGCAAGAGGTTGTTGGGGACCTACTTCAGAGTAGCCTTCTTTGGCCAG GGCTTCTTTGAGGATGAAGATGGCAAGGAATATATCTACAAAGAACCCAAATTCACACCGTTGTCTGAGATATCCCAGAGGCTCCTCAAATTGTATTCCGACAAGTTTGGTCAAGAGAATGTGAAGATGATTCAGGACTCTGGAAAG ATCAACCCCAAAGACTTGGATTCCAAGTATGCTTACATACAAGTGACGCATGTGACGCCTGATTTGGAGGACAAAGAACTGGCAGACAGGAAGACGGATTTTGAAAGAAGCCACAACATCCGCCGCTTTGTGTTCGAGATGCCTTTCACCGTGTCGGGCAAAAAGCAAGGCGGGGTGGAGGAGCAGTGCAAACGCAGGACTATTCTAACCA CCACACACCGTTTTCCTTACGTGAAGAAACGTATCCCCGTGATGTACCAGCAACACAAAGACCTCAGCCCCATCGAGGTGGCCATCGATGAGATGAACAAGAAGGTCGCTGAGCTGAATCAATTGTGCTCCGCCAATGAGGTGGACATGATTCGGTTGCAGCTCAAACTGCAGGGAAGCATCAGCGTCCAG GTGAATGCCGGTCCACTAGCGTACGCTCGAGCTTTTTTGGATGACGCGAGTGCCAAGAAGTATCCCGATAACAACGTCAAACAACTGAAAGAAGTCTTCAG GCATTTCGTCGAAGCGTGCGGCCACGGCTTGGGCATCAACGAGCGGCTCATCAAAGAGGACCAGCAGGAGTATCACGACGAGATGAAGGCCAACTACAGAGATCTAGCCAGGGAGCTGTCCATCATCATGCACGAGCAA ATCAGCACAGTGGAAGACGGCATCAAAAGCCCTCTTCCCGATTCGCTTCACATCTTCAACGCCATCAGCGGCACGCCCACGGGGGCTACCATCCAGGGcatccccagctcttcttcgGTGGTGTGA